In Caldanaerovirga acetigignens, the following are encoded in one genomic region:
- the hpt gene encoding hypoxanthine phosphoribosyltransferase codes for MAVLEDIKEILISEEEIKKKLKELGKRITEDYRDKKDILLVGVLKGAVLFIADLIRHIDLPLQVDFMAVSSYGASTESSGVVRILKDLDENIEGKNILIVEDIIDSGLTLSYLYNMLKSRKPASIKICTLLDKPSRRKVKIKVDYLGFEIPDYFVVGYGLDYNEKYRNLPFIGILKEEAVKVAN; via the coding sequence ATGGCCGTGCTGGAAGATATAAAAGAAATTTTAATAAGTGAAGAGGAGATAAAGAAAAAACTCAAGGAATTGGGCAAAAGAATAACTGAAGACTACAGAGATAAAAAAGACATATTGCTCGTAGGAGTTTTAAAAGGAGCGGTGCTTTTTATTGCTGACCTTATCAGGCATATAGATTTGCCGCTTCAGGTGGATTTCATGGCGGTGTCGAGCTACGGTGCATCCACCGAGTCTTCCGGAGTAGTAAGAATTTTGAAGGACCTTGACGAGAACATAGAAGGAAAGAACATTTTGATTGTAGAAGATATTATCGACTCGGGGCTGACCTTGAGCTATCTATATAACATGCTGAAATCCAGAAAGCCTGCCAGCATAAAAATTTGTACACTTTTAGATAAGCCCAGCCGCCGAAAAGTTAAAATAAAGGTGGACTACTTGGGATTTGAGATTCCTGACTATTTCGTAGTGGGTTATGGACTCGACTACAACGAAAAATACAGAAATCTCCCGTTCATAGGGATTTTAAAAGAAGAGGCTGTAAAAGTAGCGAATTGA
- the tilS gene encoding tRNA lysidine(34) synthetase TilS — protein sequence MDIVEVFKNTVHKYRMIKSGDKILVGVSGGPDSVCLLHLLLRFKEEFGIDLAIAHLNHSFRGREADEDEAFVKELAKSWGVHCYTQKIDVPAYIRETGLSPEDAARRVRYAFFERVREKIKASRIALAHNSNDREETILMNIFRGSGIEGLVGIEPVRDHYIRPLIEVERGAIEEYLKKKGIPFRIDSTNFQTIYFRNKIRLELLPLIKREYCPHLSTSLKKLSEIASLDVSLLEELSREAYSGAVKRMSCGVMINLEKFEKMHDSLKFRVVRKAVEEILGNLQDFEYRHAKMLVEFIKEKPTGSRLNLPRGLVGEKSYEYFYIYGKSPPKTQSFYYELLVPGEVEIPEAGVIIGARVLEAKKDFSFEKNPHYAYLDYERIEERLAVRNRKPGDRFIPLGSGFFKKLQDFFVDNKIPVRERDRVPLVVSGDQILWVCGMRIDERYKVTESTKKVLVLEMKMKNKMQEEWPCWKI from the coding sequence ATGGATATTGTAGAGGTATTTAAAAATACAGTCCACAAATATCGTATGATAAAAAGCGGAGACAAAATTCTTGTGGGTGTTTCCGGAGGGCCCGATTCGGTTTGCCTTTTGCATTTGTTGCTTCGTTTTAAGGAAGAATTTGGTATAGATTTGGCGATAGCCCATCTCAACCATTCGTTTCGCGGACGAGAAGCTGATGAGGATGAGGCTTTTGTCAAAGAACTGGCCAAAAGCTGGGGCGTGCACTGTTATACTCAAAAAATAGATGTGCCTGCTTACATAAGGGAAACAGGACTTTCGCCGGAGGATGCGGCCCGAAGGGTAAGATATGCCTTTTTTGAGCGCGTAAGGGAAAAAATCAAGGCCAGCCGGATTGCCCTTGCACATAACAGCAATGACCGCGAGGAGACAATTTTGATGAATATATTCAGGGGCAGTGGGATTGAGGGACTCGTGGGCATCGAGCCGGTAAGGGACCATTACATCCGCCCTTTAATAGAAGTTGAAAGGGGTGCTATCGAGGAATACCTGAAAAAGAAGGGTATTCCTTTCAGGATAGACAGTACAAATTTTCAGACCATCTATTTCAGAAATAAAATTAGGCTGGAATTGCTTCCGCTCATAAAGAGGGAATACTGTCCGCATCTTTCGACCTCTCTAAAAAAGCTTTCGGAAATTGCTTCCCTTGATGTGTCTTTGCTGGAAGAGCTTTCAAGGGAAGCTTACAGCGGTGCGGTCAAAAGAATGTCCTGCGGTGTGATGATAAATTTGGAAAAGTTTGAAAAAATGCACGATTCCCTGAAGTTCAGGGTAGTGAGAAAGGCAGTGGAGGAAATTCTGGGAAATCTGCAGGACTTTGAATACAGGCACGCCAAAATGTTGGTGGAGTTTATAAAAGAAAAACCGACGGGAAGCAGATTAAATTTGCCGCGCGGGCTTGTGGGTGAGAAAAGCTACGAGTATTTTTATATTTACGGGAAGTCTCCACCAAAGACACAAAGTTTTTACTACGAACTTCTTGTGCCTGGGGAAGTTGAAATACCCGAAGCGGGAGTTATAATTGGCGCTCGAGTGTTAGAAGCAAAAAAAGACTTTTCTTTTGAGAAAAATCCTCATTATGCGTATCTTGATTATGAAAGGATAGAGGAACGACTGGCGGTGAGAAACCGCAAGCCAGGGGATAGATTCATTCCGTTAGGAAGCGGATTTTTTAAGAAACTACAGGATTTTTTCGTGGACAACAAAATCCCCGTGAGAGAAAGGGATAGGGTGCCGCTCGTCGTTTCGGGAGACCAAATACTATGGGTTTGCGGCATGAGGATCGACGAAAGGTATAAGGTTACCGAAAGTACGAAAAAGGTGCTGGTACTGGAGATGAAAATGAAAAATAAAATGCAGGAGGAATGGCCGTGCTGGAAGATATAA